The Streptomyces avermitilis MA-4680 = NBRC 14893 genome contains a region encoding:
- the kdpB gene encoding potassium-transporting ATPase subunit KdpB: MSTATPTRAPHSDVPTGHKDEGRVGAGLFDPKQLLKSLPDAFRKLDPRVMVKSPVMFVVLVGSVLTTVFSFKDPGDWFGWAISAWLWLTVIFANLAEAVAEGRGKAQADTLRRAKTDTVARRADGTVVPGTELRVGDLVVCEAGDIIPGDGDVVEGVASVDESAITGESAPVIRESGGDRSAVTGGTKVLSDRIVIKITTKPGETFIDRMIALVEGAARQKTPNEIALNILLASLTIVFLLAVATLPPFADYAGTHLTMVVLVALLVCLIPTTIGALLSAIGIAGMDRLVQRNVLAMSGRAVEAAGDVSTLLLDKTGTITLGNRQASEFVPVTGTTEAEVADAAQLSSLADETPEGRSIVVLAKETYGLRERHQGELSGAEWIAFTAQTRMSGVDIDGRKIRKGAAGSVIAWVREQGGEVSEDADTLANRISEAGGTPLLVAVEDADGARILGVIHLKDVVKEGMRERFDELRRMGIKTVMITGDNPLTAKAIAEEAGVDDFLAEATPEDKMALIKREQSGGKLVAMTGDGTNDAPALAQADVGVAMNTGTSAAKEAGNMVDLDSNPTKLIEIVEIGKQLLITRGALTTFSIANDVAKYFAIIPALFAVVYPGLDKLNIMQLSSPDSAILSAVIFNALIIIALVPLALRGVRYRPVSADRMLRRNLGIYGLGGLVAPFIGIKIIDLLISLIPGL, from the coding sequence ATGTCCACAGCCACTCCGACCCGGGCACCGCACAGCGATGTGCCGACCGGCCACAAGGACGAAGGACGTGTCGGCGCGGGGCTCTTCGACCCCAAGCAACTGCTCAAGTCGCTGCCGGACGCCTTCCGCAAGCTCGACCCGCGGGTGATGGTCAAGTCACCCGTGATGTTCGTGGTGTTGGTCGGTTCGGTCCTGACGACGGTGTTCTCCTTCAAGGACCCGGGCGACTGGTTCGGCTGGGCGATCAGCGCCTGGCTGTGGCTGACCGTGATCTTCGCCAACCTGGCGGAGGCGGTCGCCGAGGGCCGAGGCAAGGCGCAGGCGGACACCCTGCGCAGGGCGAAGACGGACACCGTGGCGCGCAGGGCCGACGGGACCGTGGTCCCCGGCACCGAGCTGCGCGTCGGTGACCTGGTCGTGTGCGAGGCGGGCGACATCATCCCCGGCGACGGTGACGTCGTCGAGGGCGTGGCGTCCGTGGACGAGTCGGCGATCACCGGCGAGTCGGCCCCGGTGATCCGCGAGTCCGGCGGCGACCGCTCGGCCGTCACCGGCGGTACGAAGGTCCTCTCCGACCGCATCGTCATCAAGATCACGACAAAGCCCGGCGAGACATTCATCGACCGGATGATCGCCCTGGTCGAGGGCGCCGCACGGCAGAAGACGCCCAACGAGATCGCTCTGAACATCCTTCTCGCGTCCCTCACGATCGTCTTCCTGCTCGCGGTGGCCACGCTGCCCCCGTTCGCCGACTACGCGGGTACGCACCTCACGATGGTCGTGCTGGTGGCCCTGCTGGTCTGCCTGATCCCGACGACGATCGGCGCCCTGCTCTCCGCGATCGGTATCGCGGGCATGGACCGGCTGGTGCAGCGCAACGTCCTGGCCATGTCCGGCAGGGCGGTCGAGGCGGCGGGCGACGTGTCGACCCTGCTCCTCGACAAGACCGGAACCATCACCCTCGGCAACCGCCAGGCCTCCGAGTTCGTACCGGTGACCGGCACCACCGAGGCCGAGGTCGCGGACGCCGCCCAGCTCTCCTCGCTGGCCGACGAGACGCCCGAGGGCCGCTCCATCGTCGTACTGGCGAAGGAGACGTACGGGCTGCGCGAGCGCCACCAGGGCGAGCTCTCCGGCGCCGAGTGGATCGCCTTCACCGCCCAGACCCGGATGTCGGGTGTGGACATCGACGGGCGCAAGATCCGCAAGGGCGCGGCCGGGTCGGTCATCGCCTGGGTGCGGGAACAGGGCGGGGAGGTGTCCGAGGACGCCGACACGCTGGCCAACCGGATCTCCGAGGCGGGCGGTACGCCGCTGCTCGTGGCCGTCGAGGACGCCGACGGTGCGCGGATCCTCGGCGTCATCCACCTCAAGGACGTGGTCAAGGAGGGCATGCGCGAGCGGTTCGACGAGCTGCGCCGCATGGGCATCAAGACCGTCATGATCACGGGTGACAACCCGCTGACGGCCAAGGCGATCGCTGAGGAGGCCGGCGTCGACGACTTCCTCGCGGAGGCGACTCCCGAGGACAAGATGGCGCTCATCAAACGGGAGCAGTCGGGCGGCAAGCTCGTCGCGATGACCGGCGACGGCACGAACGACGCGCCGGCGCTGGCCCAGGCCGACGTGGGTGTGGCCATGAACACCGGTACCTCGGCCGCCAAGGAGGCCGGGAACATGGTGGACCTGGACTCCAACCCCACCAAGCTCATCGAGATCGTGGAGATCGGCAAGCAGTTGCTGATCACCCGTGGCGCGCTGACGACGTTCTCGATCGCCAATGACGTGGCGAAGTACTTCGCGATCATCCCGGCGCTATTCGCGGTGGTCTATCCGGGCCTGGACAAGCTGAACATCATGCAGCTGTCCTCGCCGGACTCCGCGATCCTGTCCGCGGTCATCTTCAACGCGCTGATCATCATCGCACTGGTGCCGCTCGCGCTGCGGGGTGTGCGGTACCGGCCGGTGAGCGCGGACAGGATGCTCCGCCGCAACCTCGGGATCTACGGTCTCGGCGGCCTCGTCGCGCCCTTCATCGGCATCAAGATCATCGACCTGCTCATCTCCCTCATCCCCGGGCTGTAA
- a CDS encoding STAS domain-containing protein produces MSPLTITTRDAPTGPVLEITGDLDHETSPELRHAIDRLTLARGQLLVLDLAGLRFCDSSGITLLLAARNLAIEAGVDTVLAAVPANTARVLGIVGLDQVFAFYPDTRAATAAHPPTAVIADTTPRGTGSRADQVES; encoded by the coding sequence ATGAGCCCGCTGACGATCACCACCCGAGACGCCCCTACCGGTCCCGTACTGGAGATCACCGGCGACCTCGACCACGAGACATCCCCGGAACTGCGTCACGCGATCGACCGCCTGACCCTGGCCCGCGGCCAGCTGCTGGTCCTGGACCTGGCAGGTCTGCGGTTCTGCGACTCCAGCGGCATCACGCTGCTGTTGGCAGCGCGCAACCTGGCCATCGAGGCAGGCGTCGACACAGTCCTGGCCGCGGTCCCGGCCAACACCGCCCGGGTCCTGGGCATCGTGGGCCTCGACCAGGTCTTCGCGTTCTACCCGGACACCCGAGCGGCCACCGCCGCACACCCGCCCACCGCAGTGATCGCCGACACCACACCGCGCGGCACCGGATCCCGCGCGGACCAAGTGGAGTCGTGA
- the kdpF gene encoding K(+)-transporting ATPase subunit F yields MTAENVVGLIVAVTLLGYLVLALIFPERF; encoded by the coding sequence GTGACCGCCGAAAACGTCGTCGGCCTGATCGTGGCCGTCACCCTGCTGGGCTATCTCGTTCTCGCCCTGATCTTCCCGGAGAGGTTCTGA
- the kdpA gene encoding potassium-transporting ATPase subunit KdpA, which translates to MSPVLAGVLQLVALIAALALAYRPLGDYMAKVYSSDKHLRVEKWIYKGIGADPDTQMRWPAYLRGVLAFSAVSVLFLYVLQRVQGSLPGSLGFRSIDPDQAFNTAASFVTNTNWQSYYGEQAMGHVVQTGGLAVQNFVSASVGIAVAVALVRGFSRSRTGELGNFWSDLVRGTVRVLLPVSVIAAIVLVACGAIQNFSGIHSVGQFMGGSQQWNGGAVASQEAIKEAGTNGGGYFNANSAHPFENPGPFSNLFEIFLILLIPFALTRTFGRMVGSLRQGYAILATMVTIWIGFTALMMWTEFAHHGPAFQIAGGAMEGKETRFGVGGSSIFAVATTLTSTGAVDSFHSSFTGLGGGITLLSMQLGEIAPGGTGSGLYGILIMAVIAVFIAGLMVGRTPEYLGKKIGTREIKFAACYILITPALALVFTAAAMALPTPGHSMTNSGAHGFSEILYAYTSGANNNGSAFAGLNADTQWFNTTIGIVMLLGRFVPMVFVLALAGSLAEQKPIPATVGTLRTEKPLFTGLLVGAILIITGLTYFPALALGPLAEGLAS; encoded by the coding sequence ATGAGTCCCGTCCTCGCCGGCGTGCTCCAGCTGGTCGCTCTCATAGCGGCACTGGCACTCGCCTACCGTCCCCTCGGCGACTACATGGCCAAGGTCTACTCCTCCGACAAGCACCTGCGCGTCGAGAAGTGGATCTACAAGGGCATCGGCGCCGACCCGGACACGCAGATGCGCTGGCCCGCGTACCTGCGCGGCGTCCTCGCCTTCTCCGCCGTCAGCGTGCTCTTCCTGTACGTGCTTCAGCGTGTCCAGGGTTCGCTGCCCGGCTCGCTCGGGTTCCGGTCCATCGACCCGGACCAGGCGTTCAACACCGCCGCGTCCTTCGTGACGAACACCAACTGGCAGTCGTACTACGGCGAGCAGGCCATGGGCCATGTCGTGCAGACCGGCGGCCTGGCGGTGCAGAACTTCGTCTCCGCCTCGGTCGGCATCGCGGTGGCCGTCGCGCTGGTGCGCGGCTTTTCCCGCTCCCGCACCGGTGAGCTCGGCAACTTCTGGTCCGACCTGGTGCGCGGCACCGTCCGCGTCCTGCTGCCCGTCTCGGTGATCGCCGCGATCGTCCTGGTCGCGTGCGGCGCGATCCAGAACTTCTCCGGGATCCACTCCGTCGGCCAGTTCATGGGCGGCTCGCAGCAGTGGAACGGCGGCGCGGTCGCGTCGCAGGAGGCCATCAAGGAGGCCGGCACGAACGGCGGCGGTTACTTCAACGCCAACAGCGCGCACCCCTTCGAGAACCCGGGCCCGTTCTCGAACCTCTTCGAGATCTTCCTGATCCTGCTGATCCCGTTCGCGCTGACGCGGACCTTCGGCCGGATGGTCGGCTCGCTGCGCCAGGGCTACGCGATCCTCGCCACGATGGTCACCATCTGGATCGGCTTCACGGCGCTGATGATGTGGACCGAGTTCGCCCATCACGGCCCGGCGTTCCAGATCGCCGGCGGTGCGATGGAGGGCAAGGAGACCCGCTTCGGCGTCGGCGGCTCGTCGATCTTCGCGGTGGCGACCACGCTGACCTCGACCGGTGCGGTGGATTCCTTCCACTCCTCGTTCACCGGCCTGGGCGGCGGCATCACCCTGCTGAGCATGCAGCTCGGCGAGATCGCACCCGGGGGTACCGGCTCCGGCCTCTACGGCATCCTGATCATGGCCGTCATCGCGGTGTTCATCGCGGGGCTCATGGTGGGCCGTACGCCTGAATACCTGGGCAAGAAGATCGGCACCCGTGAGATCAAGTTCGCGGCCTGCTACATCCTGATCACCCCGGCGCTGGCGCTGGTCTTCACGGCCGCGGCGATGGCGCTGCCCACCCCGGGCCACTCGATGACGAACTCGGGCGCGCACGGCTTCTCCGAGATCCTGTACGCCTACACGTCGGGCGCCAACAACAACGGCTCGGCGTTCGCGGGTCTGAACGCGGACACGCAGTGGTTCAACACCACCATCGGCATCGTGATGCTGCTCGGCCGCTTCGTGCCGATGGTGTTCGTGCTGGCCCTGGCCGGTTCGCTCGCCGAGCAGAAGCCCATCCCGGCGACCGTGGGCACCCTGCGTACCGAAAAGCCGCTGTTCACGGGCCTGCTGGTGGGCGCCATCCTGATCATCACCGGGCTGACCTACTTCCCGGCCCTGGCGCTGGGCCCGTTGGCCGAGGGGCTGGCGTCATGA